A window of the Arachis duranensis cultivar V14167 chromosome 5, aradu.V14167.gnm2.J7QH, whole genome shotgun sequence genome harbors these coding sequences:
- the LOC107487127 gene encoding UDP-glycosyltransferase 73C11-like translates to MTKEIWVLPFFGQGHLFPCMELCKHLASRNFQVTLVITSNVASSVPSSLRQHPLIRVAEISPEPASHPEPRIHPPHHAHGHLSSGLEKLLLSPSNPTRPACAVVDVMMTRWFADLLAKHGIPTVAFFTSGAIASAMEHAKWKAYPIELKPGETRILPGMPDSVALTDTDLKRRPREERRPPRPPPGLGDNFPPPPGGRGFRRMGPPEPGEEPMWMEETREATALMFNTCQEMERPFMDYMANQTGKPVWGVGPLLPEQYWNSAGLVLRDREFRSDRKSSVTEDGVLQWLDSKPRGSVLYVSFGTEVGPTVEEYVQLSEALESSGQPFILVLRPGSGKSVPPRAMLGLRPGLSSPEEDDEGYSAEGLDERVGDRGLIIRGWAPQLLILSHPSTGGFLSHCGWNSTVEALGLGVPILAWPFRGDQYHNAKLVVAHLKVGYMVSDDLGRTLKKDDVIKGIEKLTGDKEMKKRAENLGAQFQQGFPRSSVTALDAFKDYANKTWV, encoded by the coding sequence ATGACGAAAGAAATATGGGTGCTGCCATTCTTCGGCCAAGGCCATCTCTTCCCATGCATGGAGCTCTGCAAACACTTGGCTTCTAGAAACTTCCAAGTCACCTTAGTCATCACCTCCAACGTAGCCTCCTCTGTTCCCTCTTCACTCCGCCAACACCCACTCATCCGAGTCGCCGAGATTTCGCCGGAGCCGGCCTCACATCCGGAACCAAGGATCCATCCTCCTCATCATGCTCACGGCCACCTAAGTAGTGGCCTCGAAAAGCTCCTTCTTTCGCCTTCGAATCCTACCCGACCCGCATGTGCAGTTGTGGACGTCATGATGACGAGGTGGTTCGCCGATCTCTTAGCGAAACACGGGATTCCAACGGTTGCGTTCTTCACCTCCGGAGCCATCGCCTCCGCCATGGAGCATGCCAAGTGGAAGGCGTACCCTATCGAATTGAAACCCGGAGAGACCCGGATTCTCCCGGGGATGCCTGATTCGGTTGCGCTAACTGATACAGACCTCAAACGACGGCCTCGAGAGGAGCGGAGGCCGCCACGGCCACCGCCTGGCTTAGGAGACAATTTCCCGCCTCCTCCCGGCGGACGGGGGTTTCGAAGGATGGGTCCACCTGAGCCCGGTGAGGAACCCATGTGGATGGAGGAGACAAGAGAAGCAACGGCGTTGATGTTCAACACGTGCCAAGAAATGGAGCGTCCATTTATGGACTACATGGCGAACCAGACCGGAAAACCGGTATGGGGAGTCGGGCCGCTTCTGCCGGAGCAGTATTGGAACTCGGCCGGTTTAGTTCTGCGAGACCGGGAATTCCGGTCGGACCGGAAATCTAGTGTTACTGAGGATGGTGTTCTCCAGTGGTTAGATTCGAAGCCACGTGGATCGGTGCtttatgtttcttttgggaCTGAGGTGGGTCCTACGGTGGAGGAGTACGTTCAGCTTAGTGAAGCACTGGAGTCATCGGGTCAACCATTTATATTGGTGCTCCGACCTGGTTCTGGAAAATCGGTCCCTCCACGTGCTATGTTGGGCTTGAGGCCCGGTTTGTCTAGTccagaagaagatgatgaagggTACTCAGCTGAGGGGTTGGATGAGAGAGTTGGAGATAGAGGTTTGATAATACGTGGGTGGGCACCACAGCTTTTGATACTGAGTCACCCTTCAACTGGAGGGTTCCTATCGCATTGTGGTTGGAACTCAACCGTGGAGgcattggggcttggggtgccCATATTGGCGTGGCCTTTTAGGGGTGACCAATACCATAACGCCAAGTTGGTTGTGGCCCACCTTAAGGTGGGGTATATGGTCTCTGATGATTTGGGAAGAACATTGAAGAAGGATGATGTGATCAAGGGAATAGAGAAGTTGACGGGTGATAAGGAAATGAAGAAGAGGGCCGAGAATCTTGGTGCACAGTTTCAGCAAGGGTTTCCAAGGAGTTCAGTGACTGCTTTGGATGCTTTTAAGGATTATGCCAATAAGACATGGGTCTAG